From the Helicobacter mustelae genome, the window TGGAGAATGGAGGGATTTTCGTGTCGTTTTCTGGCATTTTCTACAAGCAAAGTAGGTGTGTCAACTAGCACTGCCATTGCCCAAAAATACAAATCATCATCAATGGGCGCGAGAGAGAAGATCTTTTCTAAATCAAAAATATCAGGATGCAAACAATTTGGTGGATAAAGCACCCCCGCAGATCCAATGGCAAAATTACAAAGTCTAGGTGCGCAGGACTCTTCTGTCTCCTTCCAGGTATTTCTAGGTTTTAGACTTGCGACATAGCTCCAGTGCGTGCAGATGGCATTAGGGTAGAGGAGATGACCCTGCCAAAGCTCTAAAAGCCAAGTAGGGTGGTAGTACATATCATCATCAGCAATCACGATGGTCTCATCAGGATAGCGCTTTAGTGTAGGGAGAAGTTTTTTGTAGGATTTGATGTCCTCGCACCATGTAATCTCAAAATTTTCAAATCTTGTGAGTTTTTGCAGTGATTTTGGGATCTTTTTGCCGGGGAATTGGGATTCTGCCAGATAGAGAATGATCTTTTTTGGAGGGGATTTTTGGAGCAAAAGAGAAAAGATTGTAAATTTCACAAAAGGAATCCTTTGGGGAAAAGAAGTCAGCGAAACGATGCAGGGCAGGGGAGTTGTGCAGAGATGCTTGGCGCGATAGGAAAAATGTAGAGTCCAAAAAAGCCGCTTGAAAAACATTGAATTTCCATAGCGGATAAGGCGATAGGGCTTGGTGATTATGGGATAGTTTCTTAGTTTTTTTCGAAGTTTTGTTAGCAAGTGATTCCTTTTTGTGAATTTTTTAACCTCTTTGGTTTTTTCTTTTTTTTAATCCTTTTGTTTTTCTGCTTTTATCTGGCCAAATTTCTCAAGTTTTTTTTGGGTCATCCTTTCATGGAATTTCTTTGTTTTTGTTTATTTGTCCTAACACTCTTTTTTGTTGTTTGGTTTTGAGTTTTTTGATGGGAAGTAGTGTGGATTTTACTAAGCAAGAGGAGTGGAAAAAATATTCATCAAAGGAACAGGGGAATTTGGCTAGCAATTTGCATGGGACACAGATGTGGGTATTTGAAAAAAGGAGGTTTTGAAAGAGTTTAGAGAATTTTGCTCCTGCCCCCCCCCCCTAGTAGCTTTTTAGAATTTTTTATGAACTCTATGCCAGGGTTGCAAGGATTTTGTAGCCTGGAGGGGCTTTGCAAAAATCTTTGGTAAGTCTGCAATACTCTAGGGGCCTTTTGCACCAAAATCCTTTTGATTTTTCTGGGGATTATAGCAGTT encodes:
- a CDS encoding glycosyltransferase family A protein translates to MKFTIFSLLLQKSPPKKIILYLAESQFPGKKIPKSLQKLTRFENFEITWCEDIKSYKKLLPTLKRYPDETIVIADDDMYYHPTWLLELWQGHLLYPNAICTHWSYVASLKPRNTWKETEESCAPRLCNFAIGSAGVLYPPNCLHPDIFDLEKIFSLAPIDDDLYFWAMAVLVDTPTLLVENARKRHENPSILHHETPTLSEQNGTLGKGQIQFNNVIKHYPELCVKLKEPSMT